A region of the Dyadobacter sp. CECT 9275 genome:
GAAGGAACAACACCAACCTTTTCAGCCTGAATGACATTCGTGGTAGACTGCGGAAAAGGCAGACGATATATCCCCGTGGAACTGGTTTCTTTCGAAATTACAAAAAGATCTTTCGTTACAGGGTCCAGCAGAAGCGCCTCCGCGTCGCGCGGGCCATCCGGATAGGTAAACGTTATCTTTTCCAACTTATTCTGACTAAAAAATTCACCTTCCTGATTAATTTCAGGAATCCTGTAAATTATGTTCGAGGAGGTGAGAGGAGCATTATTATTACCAATATCAGCCACATAAATATAATTAATACCCGTTTCTGGCCCCGGCCCGGTGGCTATATCTTCCCAATCGTGATTATTGGTTCCGGGCAGGTCATACTCCTTGATGGTAGTGGCATTTCCGGAGAGCAGGTACAATGAGTGAGGCTGTCCGGAATCCTGTAATGTCCATAAATAGCCCTTCATGCTTCTGCCGGGCGCAATTCCGGAGGCTTCGTCAATAATCCCCGGTGTCACAGGAAAGCTCTCAGGTGAAGTCTCAAAGTCATCCGATTTCACAGGAGCCGGATCCGGAGTATTGTCACAAGTACAAAAACAGAATACGAACCCTGA
Encoded here:
- a CDS encoding PE-PGRS family protein, producing MNLFQRGKAALNLIVCSGFVFCFCTCDNTPDPAPVKSDDFETSPESFPVTPGIIDEASGIAPGRSMKGYLWTLQDSGQPHSLYLLSGNATTIKEYDLPGTNNHDWEDIATGPGPETGINYIYVADIGNNNAPLTSSNIIYRIPEINQEGEFFSQNKLEKITFTYPDGPRDAEALLLDPVTKDLFVISKETSSTGIYRLPFPQSTTNVIQAEKVGVVPSMLLVTAGDVSPSGDEILIRTYLMVYHWRKKSGESIGQTLTRAADKQFLVAAEPQGEGICFDADAKGFFTLSEKANAASVKLNYYKRK